A DNA window from Trypanosoma brucei brucei TREU927 chromosome 11 chr11_scaffold01 genomic scaffold, whole genome shotgun sequence contains the following coding sequences:
- a CDS encoding variant surface glycoprotein, whose product MIKTSYLIRVSAIVATLAYLASSAPDDGEHGHLFRQLCELVNLAERPAPAKITDAQAQVSYLAIAKLNASVAPQSWRDTIASKTEGAAHKQQIASAPAQPAAPDPREEYWKQAAAAVKDSDTRRQILQTAGLADVTEEQLANYRRQLNPIAEHAFQALQHVTQLATGPEKDKANDALKALKIAAYGRDDFTPAGAKDTDCKGQGGTGTTRQLLCGAPNTDAKANTIAQFMLCVCGVDGTDNNKLCESSQSSTAFNPSSTPEQVLKDLLSKCPQPSPKTPATAAEVQAKATALINAFQQKGKDTYYGFYTGTGCSGKSNQGICVMYKAGTKQELETLATHPWLSQLQTAAKLLHEHEQALSKLAAVEQTIAAAAKTAYALKSAAITDERHSPASEQKQQADKTEEKQPTNSNCSDTAKKTATECKSLGCEHDEKENECKPKAGTENTAAAAGGAEDPNCGQYTDPDTCAKAPGKKKEGKNAVCGWIEGKCQDSSILLNKKFALSIVSAAFVALLF is encoded by the coding sequence ATGATCAAAACAAGCTACCTTATCCGAGTATCTGCGATTGTCGCGACGCTAGCTTATCTGGCCAGCAGCGCCCCGGACGACGGCGAGCACGGCCACCTTTTCCGACAGCTGTgcgagctcgtcaacctagCAGAGCGACCAGCTCCGGCAAAAATCACAGATGCACAAGCGCAGGTTTCTTATCTGGCCATTGCGAAGCTCAACGCCTCCGTAGCACCGCAGAGTTGGCGCGACACAATCGCAAGCAAAACCGAGGGAGCGGCGCACAAACAACAGATCGCATCAGCACCCGCACAGCCAGCAGCTCCGGACCCCAGAGAAGAGTACTGGAAACAAGCAGCAGCCGCGGTCAAAGACAGCGATACAAGACGACAGATTTTACAGACCGCGGGACTGGCCGACGTAACGGAAGAACAGCTAGCAAACTACAGAAGGCAGCTAAACCCGATAGCGGAACACGCTTTTCAAGCGCTGCAACACGTCACACAACTAGCGACCGGTCCCGAAAAGGACAAAGCAAACGATGCACTCAAAGCGCTGAAGATCGCCGCCTACGGCCGTGACGATTTTACCCCCGCCGGTGCGAAAGACACCGACTGCAAAGGCCAGGGAGGCACCGGAACGACCAGACAATTGCTGTGCGGAGCCCCAAACACTGACGCCAAAGCAAACACAATAGCACAGTTTATGCTGTGCGTTTGCGGAGTCGACGGCACCGACAACAACAAGCTCTGCGAAAGCAGTCAGTCGTCAACGGCATTCAACCCGAGCAGCACACCGGAGCAAGTTCTAAAAGATCTTCTAAGCAAGTGCCCACAACCATCGCCCAAAACGCCAGCCACGGCAGCCGAAGTACAggcaaaagcaacagcattAATCAACGCATTCCAACAGAAAGGCAAAGACACTTACTACGGCTTTTACACCGGAACAGGTTGCTCAGGGAAATCGAACCAAGGCATCTGCGTGATGTACAAAGCAGGAACAAAGCAGGAACTGGAAACTCTAGCAACTCACCCATGGCTAAGCCAACTGCAGACAGCAGCCAAGCTGCTACATGAACACGAACAAGCTCTGTCGAAACTAGCAGCCGTGGAGCAGACCATAGCGGCAGCGGCGAAAACAGCCTACGCACTAAAATCGGCAGCCATCACCGATGAAAGACACAGCCCAGCCTCggaacaaaagcagcaagcAGACAAGACCGAGGAAAAACAGCCGACaaacagcaactgcagcgACACAGCAAAGAAAACCGCAACAGAATGCAAAAGCCTTGGCTGCGAACatgacgaaaaggaaaacgagtgcaaacctaaagcaggaacagaaaacacagcagcagcagcaggaggggCAGAAGACCCTAATTGTGGCCAGTATACGGACCCCGACACATGCGCCAAGGCcccaggaaaaaagaaggagggcaaAAACGCTGTTTGCGGTTGGATTGAAGGAAAGTGCCAGGATTCCTCTATTCTCCTAAACAAGAAATTCGCCCTCAGcattgtttctgctgcatttgtggccttgcttttttaa